DNA from bacterium:
GCACATTCAGCAGCGAGTGGCCGGCGGGATCAAGAATTGCCACGTCCTGCTGCGGGAGCTCCGCGCGCGCGGGTATGCCGGCGGGTACACGATTCTCAAAGACTTCGTCCAGCCGCTCCGCCGCCGGCCGCCCGTCCAAGGGACGATGCGATTTGAGACGGCGCCCGGCGAGCAGGCGCAGGTCGACTTCGGGAGCTGCGCCTATGCGGCGCCGACGGGCGGGACGCGTCGTGTGTGGGCGTTCACGATGGTGCTCAGCTGGTCCCGGATGTTATACGTGGAGTTTGTCCGGCGCGCGGACACCAGCACGTTCGTCCGCTGTCACTGGCATGCGTTTGAGTATTTTGGCGGGATCCCGCAGCGCTGCCTGTACGATCGCACCAAGCTGGTGGTCCTGGGCACCGACGCCGCCGGCGCGCCGCTGTGGAACGAACGATTTCTCGATTTCTCGCTGCGGCTCGGCGTGGAGGCCACGCTCTGCCATGCGTATCGGCCGCAATCGAAAGGCCGGGTCGAAAGTAGCATCAAGTACGTGAAGGGCAATTTCTGGCCAGGTATCCAGTTTACCGATCTCGAGGACCTCAACCGGCAGGGACGTGCGTGGTGCGACACGGTCGCCAATGTCCGGCTGCACGGGACGACGCAGGAGCGGCCGGTGGATCGGTGGGAGCGCGAGCGCCCGGTCCTGCATGGCCTGCCGACGCCAGATCGTGTGCAGCCGTTTTTGTGCGAGGAGCGTCGGGTGGGGCGGGATGGCTATGTTCAGTGGGACGGCGCATGGTACGGCCTGCCGTGGCCATGGCGACCCGGCCAAGGCATCTCCGTGCAGGCGACCGATGGCTTGGTCGAGCTGTGGGACGGGAGCGCGCGGCGGGCCGTCTATCCTCGTGGGACGCGCCCGAGGCAGCGGCAAACGCACCCACAGCAGTGGGCCGGCTTGGCGCCGCACGATGGTCGGCCGCGGCTGGAGCCGCGGGGCGTGCAACTCGTCGACGTCGACATCGAGCGGCGACCGCTCACCGTGTACGCCGCGCTGCTCGGGGAATGATGCCGATGCTGGCGATCGAGCAAGCCCGGCGGCACCTCGAGCACCTCGGCCTCACGCAGGCTGCGTCGATCCTGGATGGCCGCTTGGACGTCGCAGCCACAAAGCAGGTCCCGTACGCTGATTTCCTCGCGGATCTGTTGCGCTTCGAAGTCGCGGCCCGGCGGGAGCGCTACCTCCGCACGCGCACCCGGCTCGCCCATCTGCCCTTCCAGCGGACCCTGGAGCAGTTTGACTTTCGCTTCCAGCCCTCGATCGACGAGCGGCAGATCAAGGAGGTGAGCAGCCTCGCGTTTGTCGGGGATGCGGCCAACGTGATCTTGCTCGGTCCGCCCGGGGTCGGCAAGACGCATCTGAGCGTGGCGCTGGCGCTCAAGGCGATCGATGCCGGCCATGGGGTCTATTTCGTGCGGGCGCATCAGTTGCTCGAGGATCTCCGCCAGGCCCAGAGCGAGCATCGGTTGGACCGGCGGATGCGCGTGTACTTGGCGCCCAAGATCTTGATCATCGATGAGTTTGGGGTGTGGCCCTATGACCGGACGGCGGCGACCGCGCTCTTTGCCCTGATCTCGGCCCGCTACGAGCGCGGCAGCGTCATCCTCACGTCCAACAAGGGCTTCGCCGAGTGGGGCGACGTGCTCGGCGATGCCGTGATCGCGACGGCGATTCTGGATCGGCTCTTGCATCACAGCCACGTCATCAACATCCGCGGCGAGAGCTACCGGCTCCGGGAGAAGAAGCGGGCGGGCCTGCTCGGGACGCCAGCCCAGGCCGAGAAAGCCACCAAGCCGGCCAAGGCATGACGATCGAAGGGGGGTGGGTCAATTCTAAACCGGCGATCGGCCCCGGGGTGGGTCAATTCAAAAGCGGCGTAGGTGGGTCACTTTTATCCCGGCGTTGACACCGGTGCCAGTTGTCTCGCGTCAGAATGCCGATGTGAAAACTGCGATCTACGCCGAAATGGCGATGGTCGGACTCATTTTGGCAATGGTGTTCGTTGTTTACCTTCTTCCGTTGACCGCTCTGAGCCTTGATGATCACAATGTGTTGCCCGAGCGTGGGGCAATGAGCAGCAACGCCGATTGGCTTTGGCATTTGGTGCGTTTCGATCAAGCCCGGCTCACCTACGTAGGCGACTTCGCCCTGTTTCGGCCAGGGCTGTTCTTCATGTACTGGGTTGGC
Protein-coding regions in this window:
- the istB gene encoding IS21-like element helper ATPase IstB, with the translated sequence MLAIEQARRHLEHLGLTQAASILDGRLDVAATKQVPYADFLADLLRFEVAARRERYLRTRTRLAHLPFQRTLEQFDFRFQPSIDERQIKEVSSLAFVGDAANVILLGPPGVGKTHLSVALALKAIDAGHGVYFVRAHQLLEDLRQAQSEHRLDRRMRVYLAPKILIIDEFGVWPYDRTAATALFALISARYERGSVILTSNKGFAEWGDVLGDAVIATAILDRLLHHSHVINIRGESYRLREKKRAGLLGTPAQAEKATKPAKA
- the istA gene encoding IS21 family transposase, which gives rise to MKQLLELHGAGASIRSIAITLSISRNTVRKYLRTPELPHAAPRSPRRSKLEPYAAHIQQRVAGGIKNCHVLLRELRARGYAGGYTILKDFVQPLRRRPPVQGTMRFETAPGEQAQVDFGSCAYAAPTGGTRRVWAFTMVLSWSRMLYVEFVRRADTSTFVRCHWHAFEYFGGIPQRCLYDRTKLVVLGTDAAGAPLWNERFLDFSLRLGVEATLCHAYRPQSKGRVESSIKYVKGNFWPGIQFTDLEDLNRQGRAWCDTVANVRLHGTTQERPVDRWERERPVLHGLPTPDRVQPFLCEERRVGRDGYVQWDGAWYGLPWPWRPGQGISVQATDGLVELWDGSARRAVYPRGTRPRQRQTHPQQWAGLAPHDGRPRLEPRGVQLVDVDIERRPLTVYAALLGE